TTATGAGGAAAGTGATGAAACGTGTCCCTGTGCATCCTCACAAGGGCGTGCATCAAGGAAGTATAGGAACGTACAGCCTCAGCAAGCAGTCCGTTAGGAAAGCTGGTAAAAGGACTGCAAATGGCACATGTTTTGTAAAATTGGGGAAATAAGACCCCGCTTATTACCTAGGTCTAAAGGAAAGACCGAAAACTTCTTGACACTAACCAAATTGAACCCGGCCTTGACATGCTACATTGAAATAATTAGAATAAGATATATAATATTAACATAAAGTTGTAAACTGCTGGTACTAACATATAGTGATGGGTTTACAATCTAAGTGCAATAGCTCCTAGACAACCAAATTAAAATGACACATAGACTTCTTTGCTATAATGGTGTTTGAAAAGAACTACCTATAACAAAAGGAGAGCCTATGCGCCACTGCACGCTTACATCCAAACCTAAACCTGTATCGTGGAGTACCACTGGTCGCCAGAGGAGATTGTCGGACGGATCCAGTTGGAGCATGGCTGCCGTCTCCTCAGCGTTCCGACGATCTACCGCGCTATCCACGCAGGACTGCTGAACCCGCCAGGAGCTTCAGCGAAGTTCGTACTTCGGAAACTACGGCATCACGGGAAACGGCGTCACAAGAAAGGCAGCGAAGAACATCGTGGCAAGTTCGTCATATCGCACCCTATCGAAGAGCGTCCTGCCAGTGCAGCGAACCGTTCCGTCCGTGGCCACTGGGAAGCGGATACTGTGGTGGGCAAGCAAGGAAAGGCATGCCTCGTCACACTGGTGGACCGGAAGAGCCGGTACTTGCTTGGTGGAAAAGCCATGAGACCGCCGCTGCAGTCAACAAGGTGATGTGTGAAGCGCTCTCTGGGCAGCCGCATCTGTCGGTTACGCCGGACCGACCGAGGAAAGGAATTCTCGAAACATGCTCAGCTCAGAAAGGAGCTGAAGCGTGTGACGTTCTACTTTCCTGCTCCGCACCATTTATGGTAGCGCAGGACCAATGAAAACACCAATGGCCTTTTACGGGAGTTCTTCCCGAAGGGCAAAGGCATCACGGATACGCCAGAGGATTACATCCAACGGAAGTACCATGAGCTGAACCTGCGCCCGAGGAAGTGCCTTGGCTACAAAACACCATATGAGGTCTATTTCTCAAAAGTGTCTCACTTAGCTTGACAATTCGTCGTACATAAAAAAATATAAAAACATGGAGGTATGCATATGAAGAACGGACGGAATTTGCGACGACTTATCTTGTTCAGTTTGGTTGCTGGTTGTACACTGGGAGGATTAGGTAGCGGAGATGTGTATGCTAACGGATATCCCCCTTATGAACAGATTTTGTATATCAACGAAGATAATACGGTAACCCAGAATGACAAAAATCCCAGCCTTACAGTAGATACGAGTGGATTGCTCAAGGATGGAAATTTTACGTATAATACAGGCGACAAGCTTTCAAAAGAAAAACGGGGCCTTATCATCATGAATTCTAAGAAAGACCTGAATTCATATACTGTTCGTGCCACACTTGGAGCCGATTCGTCTAAGACCATGGCTGATTACGTAAAGAGTGATTATCAGACTGTTTTGTTGGAACCGAAATACAATGGTGCTACGATTCGCGATGTGAATCTTCAGGTCGATGGATTGCTAGCCCATAAGTATGGCGGTGGTGTTGGCGTTTATGGCATTTATAGCTCAGGTGCTATGAGTCTTGATAATCTGACGATAAAGTCGGATTTAACAAATGCCATTAAAGACAACGGTATCGTCAATACCAATGCCTATTTCATCAACAAAGGGACCACTAAAATCGGCAATTTATGTATTGATACCAAACTGGATCCCAATAGCACGACGGGAGCCAGCATTGCACATAACGGCTTATATGCTGACCAGGGGGCCGTCATTAATGTCACGGGGAATACCTATATCAACGATTATATCGCCACGGGAACCCATGAAGGCTATGACAATGAGTATGAAATCGATACTAAGGGAAACGTTAATACCATCAGCAAGAACGATGCCGTATCAGCTAAGCACGGTGACGGTTCGACGGTCAATATTAATGCCAACGAAGATGGAACCATCCTGAATCCGGAGAATACCGTCCAAATTTACGGTAACCTTGATGCAAAAAAAGGAACTATCCGCGTCGGCTTTTCTGGTAAAGATTCCTATTGGTATGGTGCCGGTGTCGGCCTGATTAACTATGATGAAGCGACACAAACGTATGGTGATGTCCGCGGTGACAGCTGGCTGCAGGTTACGTTGGCCGATGGTGCCAAGTGGGTTCCCGACATTATGCTGCGCGGAAAAGATGAACAGGGGCTGGATACACGGAGCAATTATCTGAGTGCCATTACCCTCGATAAAGGTGGCATCATTGATACGCATGCCTATAATGTCCATACTGAGGATAAGGATACAGTCAATAATCTGGTCCTGTATAACTTTAAATCCAATGAAGGGACTTTCGTCATGGATGCCAGTGGGGCTAAAGTAAATAATGCTTATCGCAACGTGGGTACCGATTTCTTCACCATTAAAGATGGCTCGGGCCTGGTCTATGTCCAGCCAGCGGATATTTCTGCATTAAAAGGCGTCAGCCCTGATAATCCAGTCCGCTTTGCCGATGCCGCTACGGGCATTACTTTTAAAGCGATTACTAAAACTTCGGATATTTCAGATGGGGCCCTGTTTGATTATACGCCGATCATTGATAAGAATATTGTGTCTGAACGGTTTGGGACTAACGGCAATGACTGGTATTTTGTCGATTATTCTGAAAATCCGACGGATAATATCAAGATTCCTGTAGCCGCTGCCTCTGCCGTACATGGTGATTTGTTATCGCACCGGAACATCGACACATTGAACCAGCGCCTGGGTGAACTGCGGGACTATAGTGACACGGAAGATGGTGTCTGGTTCCGCATGAAATCTGGGGAAACGGAATCGGATAAATATGGTCATTACAACTATCGTTGGAACTTCTATCAATTAGGGTATGACCGGACTGTGGCCGATAATCAGAATGGCAAATGGCATATCGGCGGAGCTTTCCACAGTACGATGGGGGATGTAGACTTCCATCATGGCGATGGTGACATGCGTAGCTACGGTGGCTCCTTGTATGCCGGCTGGGCTGGCAGCAAAGGCCATTATATGGATTATGTCTTGTCCTACAGCCATTATAACAACAAATACAATGTTTACCATGATGGCATGAAAGCGGCAGATGCAGACTATTCGGATCATGCCTGGATGGTTAGTGCCGAATATGGCCGTAAGTTCGACATGGGCGGTAAATGGTTCATCGAGCCGCAATCTCAGCTGGTATATGGCAAATCTGGTGGAAGCGACTATACGTTATCGAATGGTGTTAAAGTACATGATGATGGAGAAGACAGTCTGATTGGCAGACTGGGGTTCCGCCTGGGCAAATCTTTTGCTACTACAGCAAAAGGACAGGAACCCAACCAGATTTACTTAAAATTCAATGCTCTCCATGAATTTTCCGGAGATTGGGACATGGCCCTTTGGGGAACCGATGCCTCCTATTATCAGCATTGTGATGGCGGAGATACGTGGTATACCTTTGGAATTGGTGGTAAAGTTTCCCTGACGGACAATACTGTTTTTTATGGAGACGTTGAAAAGTCTTTTGGTGGGGATGTAACAACAAAATGGCAATTCAATGCAGGACTTCGTTTCTTATGGTAAAGAAGCAATAAAGAAGAGACTGCCCCATCGCATAGGTGATGTGACCCTAAAAAGTTAGACCTTAATAACGAGATGGTTTTTACCGTCTCGTTACTTTTTTATGCTGCCTGCAAGGAAAGCCGGTATTTAACAGAACTTTTCCAGCCCAGTTTTTCCTTGATTCTTTGCTCGTTATAGTATTTGATATATCGTTCGATAGCGCCTTTTAATTCTTTGTAGCTGTAGTAGGTTACTCCGTAATATATTTCCTACTGCAGTAAGCCGAAGAAGTTTTCCATTACAGCGTTATCATGACAGTTGCCTTTTCGAGACATGCTCTGAAAAATTCGTTCGTTTTTTAGTCTTTTGGTATAGGATTTCATTTGGTATGCCCAGCCCTGATCGGAGTGAAATGTTCTTCGATACGGACAATCAGCAGTAATTTCGATTGCTTCGGCTTGAGCTTCCAGTATACTGTTAGCCGAAGGATATTTGGCTATTCCATAGCTGATGATTTCATTATTGAATATGTCCAGGAAAGGATCCAGATAAAGCTTGTGCAGGGTCATGTGTCCCTGTGAATCTGCTTCGTAGTATTTGAATTCTGAAGTGTCGGTCGTAATCTTCTGGTGGGGGATATTCATCTCAAAACGACGATGTATCCTATTCGGAGCAACGGTTCCTACCTTACCCTTATAGGAGCTGTATTTACGGCTCCTCCGGGTAAAAGATGTTACCTGAAGGCTCAGTTTCTGCATGATACGTTGAACTTTCTTCTTGTTTACGCATATCCCCTGTTTTTTTAGCTCACCGGTCATGCGCCGGTATCCATAATCTTTATGCTGACTGCGGATTTCCTGTATTTTGTTCCCTACTTCCTGGTCTGGATTCTCGCGGTCAAACCGTTTCTGCCAGTACATATAGGTTGCTTTGGGCATTTGCGTATAGGAGAGAATATCTTTCAATTTGAATGCTCCTCGGAGACTGGAGATGATTTTCGCAACTCTCTCATTTTTGCTTCGTCCTCTAAACGCAGTCTCCTCGTTTCTTTTAAAAATGCATTCTCTATACGAAGTTTAAGATTTTCATCCTCCAATTCCTGGACATGTTCCACACTGACGTCGACCATCGGTTGATGAACCTGTTTCTCTATTTTTTGGGTTTTTGATTGGCTCAAAGTCTTTTTCCTACCTTTTTTATGTGACCGTAACGCATCCAGCCCCGCAATTTTAAATTCATTGACCCGGCCTGTGGCACCTTTGGGTTCATGATTGCGGCCCACGAATGTGCGGCAGCAGACGGACGATTTCTTCAGCCTGGATCAGGATACGGCCGATTTCGAAGCAGGGGATGCCTTCACCGGCTGCGAGCTGGTCCATGACACCCACCGGCTGGCTCTGATGAACGCCATGCTCCACGATATGAACGGTACCATCACCCTTGGGGACACCCTGTCCAGCCTGGGCGAAAGCTTCAAAGACTACGACCTGGTGCTGACGCCCCCTCCCTTCGGGACGAAGAAGGGAGGGGAGCGGGCCACCCGGGAAGACTTGACCTTCCCCACCAGCAACAAACAGCTGAACTTCTACTCCTACAGTAATTGCAAAAGTGTGAATGTCAACCAAAAAGTGAGCCACTTGCTCACGAATTTTTGAGCCACTCATGCTCATGAAAAAGTGAGCCACCTGCTCACGAATTTTTGAGCCACTTAAGCATTCGTCATCTTCTGTTTGCTGCTGTGCAAACGGTAAGACTGTCCATTCATATTTAAAACACTGGAGTGGTAGGTGAGCCGGTCGACCAATGCGGCAACCAGCGTCTCGCTGGCAAACATCTCCGTCCATTTGGAAAACTCCAGGTTTGTCGTAATCACTGTACTGGCTCTTTCACTCCTTTCGGCAATCACTTTGAACAACATTTCAGATTCTTCCTGGTTGAATCTTGCATAACTTAATTCATCTATGAGCAGCAGGTCTGCTCCGCTCAAAGTTTTTTCCATCTTGCGCAACTGGTAATCATCATGGGCTTCACATAGCTCAGTTGCCAGCGTTGTGGCATTGCAGAAAATGACCTTCCAGCCCAGCAGACAGGCTTTCACTCCAAGGGCTGTCATCAGATGTGTTTTCCCCGTCCCCGGATTACCGATCATCACCAGGTTCTCATGCCTCTTTATGAAATCGCAGCTTGCCAGCTGCTTCACATATTCAGGCCGAACATGTTCCAGCCTTGTGAGATCAAACTCTTCCAGGGTCTTGAGCATGGGAAAGTGCGCTCTCTTCAGCCTGCGTTGCTGCTGTTTTTCCTGACGGGATGCATATTCCCGCTTCATCAACCCGAGCACGAATTCTTCCAGGCTTTGTCCGGGGCGGAATTTTTCCGCTGGTTCACCGACGTCTTTGAAAGTGGGAAGTTTAAGCTGTTTCGCATAGAAACGGAGTGCTTCCTTTACACCTGCGTCCTGCACATAGTGCCTCCTTCCTGTAAAAGCTGGTCATACATTGAAAGATCTGTCTGCTGCACTTTTACCGGGTCGGTAAGGATATGCGCTTTCCTGTCGGAAACCATAAATTGCTCTTTGTGCTCCCAAAAAGCGTTCTCTCCGTCGGCAGCACATAGCCGCAGAATCTCAACCAGCTGTTCGCTGCTGAATGCATTGGTCTCCAGGAACTGTAGCAGGGCAGCACTGAGGTTCTGCCGTACCGGTTTTGCTTCCAGGATGCTGCGCGGCTTGTATTCCAGCAACGGCAGATAATGCGCAAGTTTCAGAATCTGCTGGTTTTGCCCATAGTTTCTGGCGTGTTCAGCAATCAGTTCCCCCTTGGCAAAGATCCGAATCTGTTCAGCATAGGCTCGCACCGTGACCTCCTGTCCCACATATTTCACGGGCACAGAATAATCGTTAGCGACGAATCGGACAACAGAAAAGGGTGTTACTCGGCAGACTGCTGCTCTGCTTGCATCAAAAGGGCTGCCCGGCAGTGGGCAGAGACGTTTCTGGTCTTCCAGGAGCAGATCCTTTACAGGGTTCTCCCGTCCAGGGATTTTATGCGTATTCGCATACACCTTGCATTTATCCAGCAGGAGTCTGTTCAATTCGTCCAGCGCATCTACTCTGGGTACAGGGACAAAGACATTCCGGCGGACCCAGCCTACGAGATTCTCCACCAGTCCTTTTTCATTTCCACTCCGGACATTGCAGAAAACGGTATGGAAGCAATAATGGGCTGCAAATGCTTCATACTTTTCCTGGGCAATGGCTTCTTTGCCACCTTTTTCCTTAACGGCTACCCGGTCATTGTCAAAAATGACCTTAGCAGGGACGCCCCCAAAGAATTCCAGAGCTTTTCTCAATGCTTCAAGTAAAGCTTCCGTATTCTTCCTGCGGAAACAGACCACGAAAGGAGCACAGCTGTAGCAAAGGCGGGCACAAAAGAAATTGACTTTAGTACGCACTCCTTTGAGGTAAACCACAGCTTCACCCCAATCAATCTGCATCGCATCACCTGGAAGGTGAGCCAAAGGGACGAAGGCTTCCTGAAGATTGCCACGTAACAGATGAACGCAGCGCCGGACTGTGCTTGCACCTCCTGTAAATCCAGTTTCTTCTACCAGGCGGTCATAAATCCGCTTGGCTGTGTGGTGCTGCTTCTTATTGGGTTCTTTCGCATCTTCATCCAGACAGCTCTGGATGAATCGAGTCACCTCCTCTGTAATCACTGCAGATGTCCGATGATATTCGCAGCGGATGCCCGGGAGTGCATTTCCTTTGCAATACTTGGCCACAGTATTACGGGAGATATGCATTTCTCTGGCAATCTGGCGGATAGATTTTCCATCGCGAATGTACATCTGGCGAATTTGACCATAATCTTTCATAGTGATGACCATCCTAACATCAATCCCCTTAGAATCAAATTACTGACTCTAGTATAGGGGAACTTGTTTCAGAGTGGCTCACTTTTTCATGAGCATTTAGATCTTAAATGGCTCACTTTTATATTAGCATTCACACAAAAGAAAATGACATATTATTAGTATGTAAAGGATCAGGATATGGAAAGGTCTGTATAGCAGATTTTCAAGAGGCACATATTGCAAGGCAAATTATGGCTTTTCGTCCCAATGCTTTCATAAACAATCGTTTCTTGTACTACTATCTACAAAACATGTATAAGACTCTCCGTAAGTTGTTTTAAATTTAAACATTACTTTACCACCATTAGATGAACAACAAAAGATTGTGCAATTTTTAGACCGATTTGATAGACAGAATGATAAAGTAAATATTTTGACTCAGCCTGACTACTGACCAGTGACTAAAGACTAGTGATGGGGATGTGAAAATCATTTTTTCACATCCCCATTTTTCAAATCAAAATCCCCGCCAGATGGTCCACCTCGTGCTGGATGATCTGGGCCGGGAACCCGGTGAATTTCAGCGTCTGCGGCTTGAAATCCATGTCCTGGAATTCCACTTCGATTTCCCGGTACCGCGTGGTTTTCCGCTCGCCGGAAAGGGACAGACACCCTTCCGACGTTTCGTAGGGGCCTTTCTGTTTGGTGATCTTCGGGTTGAACATCACCATGTCCATCAGCCCCAGGTTCACCACAATGATGCATTTGGCCACCCCGATCATATT
This region of Acidaminococcus timonensis genomic DNA includes:
- a CDS encoding autotransporter outer membrane beta-barrel domain-containing protein — encoded protein: MKNGRNLRRLILFSLVAGCTLGGLGSGDVYANGYPPYEQILYINEDNTVTQNDKNPSLTVDTSGLLKDGNFTYNTGDKLSKEKRGLIIMNSKKDLNSYTVRATLGADSSKTMADYVKSDYQTVLLEPKYNGATIRDVNLQVDGLLAHKYGGGVGVYGIYSSGAMSLDNLTIKSDLTNAIKDNGIVNTNAYFINKGTTKIGNLCIDTKLDPNSTTGASIAHNGLYADQGAVINVTGNTYINDYIATGTHEGYDNEYEIDTKGNVNTISKNDAVSAKHGDGSTVNINANEDGTILNPENTVQIYGNLDAKKGTIRVGFSGKDSYWYGAGVGLINYDEATQTYGDVRGDSWLQVTLADGAKWVPDIMLRGKDEQGLDTRSNYLSAITLDKGGIIDTHAYNVHTEDKDTVNNLVLYNFKSNEGTFVMDASGAKVNNAYRNVGTDFFTIKDGSGLVYVQPADISALKGVSPDNPVRFADAATGITFKAITKTSDISDGALFDYTPIIDKNIVSERFGTNGNDWYFVDYSENPTDNIKIPVAAASAVHGDLLSHRNIDTLNQRLGELRDYSDTEDGVWFRMKSGETESDKYGHYNYRWNFYQLGYDRTVADNQNGKWHIGGAFHSTMGDVDFHHGDGDMRSYGGSLYAGWAGSKGHYMDYVLSYSHYNNKYNVYHDGMKAADADYSDHAWMVSAEYGRKFDMGGKWFIEPQSQLVYGKSGGSDYTLSNGVKVHDDGEDSLIGRLGFRLGKSFATTAKGQEPNQIYLKFNALHEFSGDWDMALWGTDASYYQHCDGGDTWYTFGIGGKVSLTDNTVFYGDVEKSFGGDVTTKWQFNAGLRFLW
- a CDS encoding IS3 family transposase, which gives rise to MYYGVTYYSYKELKGAIERYIKYYNEQRIKEKLGWKSSVKYRLSLQAA
- a CDS encoding IS3 family transposase, whose product is MFKRNEETAFRGRSKNERVAKIISSLRGAFKLKDILSYTQMPKATYMYWQKRFDRENPDQEVGNKIQEIRSQHKDYGYRRMTGELKKQGICVNKKKVQRIMQKLSLQVTSFTRRSRKYSSYKGKVGTVAPNRIHRRFEMNIPHQKITTDTSEFKYYEADSQGHMTLHKLYLDPFLDIFNNEIISYGIAKYPSANSILEAQAEAIEITADCPYRRTFHSDQGWAYQMKSYTKRLKNERIFQSMSRKGNCHDNAVMENFFGLLQ
- a CDS encoding transposase, encoding MGRNHEPKGATGRVNEFKIAGLDALRSHKKGRKKTLSQSKTQKIEKQVHQPMVDVSVEHVQELEDENLKLRIENAFLKETRRLRLEDEAKMRELRKSSPVSEEHSN
- a CDS encoding N-6 DNA methylase; the encoded protein is MRPTNVRQQTDDFFSLDQDTADFEAGDAFTGCELVHDTHRLALMNAMLHDMNGTITLGDTLSSLGESFKDYDLVLTPPPFGTKKGGERATREDLTFPTSNKQLNFYSYSNCKSVNVNQKVSHLLTNF
- the istB gene encoding IS21-like element helper ATPase IstB, encoding MQDAGVKEALRFYAKQLKLPTFKDVGEPAEKFRPGQSLEEFVLGLMKREYASRQEKQQQRRLKRAHFPMLKTLEEFDLTRLEHVRPEYVKQLASCDFIKRHENLVMIGNPGTGKTHLMTALGVKACLLGWKVIFCNATTLATELCEAHDDYQLRKMEKTLSGADLLLIDELSYARFNQEESEMLFKVIAERSERASTVITTNLEFSKWTEMFASETLVAALVDRLTYHSSVLNMNGQSYRLHSSKQKMTNA
- the istA gene encoding IS21 family transposase; protein product: MVITMKDYGQIRQMYIRDGKSIRQIAREMHISRNTVAKYCKGNALPGIRCEYHRTSAVITEEVTRFIQSCLDEDAKEPNKKQHHTAKRIYDRLVEETGFTGGASTVRRCVHLLRGNLQEAFVPLAHLPGDAMQIDWGEAVVYLKGVRTKVNFFCARLCYSCAPFVVCFRRKNTEALLEALRKALEFFGGVPAKVIFDNDRVAVKEKGGKEAIAQEKYEAFAAHYCFHTVFCNVRSGNEKGLVENLVGWVRRNVFVPVPRVDALDELNRLLLDKCKVYANTHKIPGRENPVKDLLLEDQKRLCPLPGSPFDASRAAVCRVTPFSVVRFVANDYSVPVKYVGQEVTVRAYAEQIRIFAKGELIAEHARNYGQNQQILKLAHYLPLLEYKPRSILEAKPVRQNLSAALLQFLETNAFSSEQLVEILRLCAADGENAFWEHKEQFMVSDRKAHILTDPVKVQQTDLSMYDQLLQEGGTMCRTQV
- a CDS encoding restriction endonuclease subunit S: MAHFYISIHTKENDILLVCKGSGYGKVCIADFQEAHIARQIMAFRPNAFINNRFLYYYLQNMYKTLRKLF
- a CDS encoding restriction endonuclease subunit S, producing the protein MTLPPLDEQQKIVQFLDRFDRQNDKVNILTQPDY
- a CDS encoding peptide deformylase, which codes for MIREIMRDEYFLQQKSLPASPLDKPVAIDLLETLKAHREECVGMAANMIGVAKCIIVVNLGLMDMVMFNPKITKQKGPYETSEGCLSLSGERKTTRYREIEVEFQDMDFKPQTLKFTGFPAQIIQHEVDHLAGILI